Genomic segment of Sebastes umbrosus isolate fSebUmb1 chromosome 19, fSebUmb1.pri, whole genome shotgun sequence:
AATGGGTACAAATGCGTCAAGTGTATTGGCTAAGTAGCTGACTGACACATAATTTGACTGTCAGATGTTATAGAGCATCTTTGTTTATACACAGTAACATATTAACAGACACAGAACAAACACAGATTACTAAAGATAACAAATCTAGTGAGTTTAATTCACTCATTAAGAAACCATTATGTTCAATAGCTAGCTGCTGTAATATATTACTACAGTGACTTTTAATATCTCAGCTTTGAGTACTATTTAAAGCTACACCTGTCATAAACAGTCTTTAAAGCATTTTATAGAATATAAAGGTTTATTATTGtcttagctagctagctagttagcagctaacagcaCAACAGAGCTCAGatatataaacattaaacatcACGTGGAGTCACTTTATGTTTATGCTGTTGTAAAGATAATAAAGTACCTTTTAATGCGAGCAGGTGTTCTTGTTTGGCTTGAGTTACATCCATGTTGACAGAGTAGATAGTCTTATCGGGGAGATGTTAGCTGCTATGCTAACTGGTTGTTATGACAGACTAgtcggtgacctttgaccttacaGGAagcttagaggtgcattactgCCACCATCTGGACGGGAGGGGGAACAGGAGactgtgcagaaacaaaataaataaataaataaaataaaataaaataaaataaaataaaataaaataaaataaaataaaataaaataataataataataataataataataataatgaaaactctagattcgtttaactaaatcagtttctcttaaaaactgaataatttcacacTATAtgttataagataagataagataagataagataagatgaacctttattaatccccggagggaaattcaggtgtcaaagcagcaacatcagcaaacagagtgaaacacaggagaggtttaaggtatacaaaaattataaaaacaataatagagatataaaagatacaaagtgaatgggtgaacatagtgtgtacagtccgtcaataaataaatgtaatatgtgcatatgtgcagtctataaagtggtatataggatgtatagtgtaaagtaagtgaaaagtgcgccagtggttagagtccaagatggttgcatatagtgcatgtttaaagttcttaaagtcctcatagttctcatgatttattatttgtaatGTTGATGAGAATATGTCAGCCTGTCAAACTGTAAAAAAGAGCAGGTGCAGCTACAAGATGATTTTAGTTGTCCAGTGTGTGGAAATATTGTAATTCACCATGCATATTATCTAACTGTCCTTATTATTGTTGGAATTAAATTTGTCACTGTAAAATGTTGGTTTGAATCGACATGGTTCTTTATCCTGAAGAGTTACTGCTGCTCTATGCAGACATCTAGTGGTCTAAGCCTGTAATACAGCATTACAGCTTTAATTCATCAGTTTAATAACAAAAGTGACCTATAATGACCTCCTAACgtttacatatttttaataaaataccaCACAAATATATTGCCTAATCAATCCCTCAGATAAACTGAAATTCACAACCTGGCCTGatccaaaaaataattaaatcagGATGGAGGTAGTCTAGTGTAACACCTCAGAGCTGCCAGCAaaatctgagcatattgtttattttaatgttttttgtagtttcatactTTTTATGGTTTGATAGTTGTTTATTTTGTGCTTATATGATTGAgctgctgaagaagaagaaaaagaagaagaagaagatgaagaagaagtggaagaagaaagaaaattgATTCACTAAATGTTTAACATAGGCCATCATGTTGTGTAAGAttgcatgtgattttgtttgttttcctgttgAAATAAAGAAGATCTGTTGGATATCTGAACACTTACAGAGAAAAGAGCAGTTCCTCATTGATGCCACTGATGCAGGAGGTCACACTGAGGATCAGGATTGCTTTCCCCATCCAGATGTGGACAGGTTTCAGGGTGCTACGAAACCACGGCGGAGAACATGGAAGCAAGAAGCCAGCCTGACCAAGAACCCACTATAAGCAGCATAATGAAATGCTTTAGTGCTTTCTCACAGTTTCCTCACGTATATTCAATAATTCAATCCCTTATATACGTACCTCTAATGTAAACATTACCACGGTGCAGATGCCCACCCAGCTGTGCACAGAGTACATATCAGAGATGTGGAGGACTCTGTGGAAGTCAAACACAGCACACAGGCCCAGGACGGACAGCAGCAGAGCCAGAAGCATCAATCCAGCATGCACTAGCTTCCAGATGTGCTTCTCCTGCTTCCAGGTGAACGGTACGCGATACACAACAGCCGCTGCACATGCATACAGTAAGTGggaaataaatgatgtaaacagTGCGTTAATTTGCTGTCTTTTGCTTTTTACTTAAAATTGCTGAATAATGACGGGATATTGTCATTTTAGCATAATATTGAAAAGTCAGATGATATTTTTCACTTACATTTGACGTTGAAATCATTTAGTTGATGCACTCATCCAGTGAGGAATTTAATGAGTTCAATGTCTGCTTAGattcatttcagttttctgGGTATTATGATCTCTAACTACATAATAACAAAATCCACTAGAGCTTTAATCAGTTTCACTGAGAGAGAATACCTCCAGGCTCAGTCAGCCCACTGacaataataatcatttcaGCTGAGACGTCTATGAGAAGTGATTTCACATTATTAAACAAAAACTACATCAATTTCTGGAACTCTCTTTTCATTCAGAATTGTTTTAGCACAATATGTTTGTACAATGTACAGTAGTGATACACCCCTGTAAAAATGCACTGGAATAAAGCCGCAGGAGACATTCTACTAAACTGTTTTCACAGCCTGAGTGGTTCTCCTTGTGATAAGTAATCTGATCTACAAGTGTCCCTTTAAGgccaatattttgtttttgtgtggtcAGTGGTACACCGATAACAGCAACACCATTCATTTAGTCCTTTCAAGATATCGTGGTAGAATCAGTagtcatggatggattactgaacaggCCTACTGGTCACAGGCCCAGGGGCCCAAAGTGTCTGGCCCCCTCTGTCCCCCTGTACTaaccaggaagagactcaaaatgaccacaaagaaatataaaacgactacaaagagacacaaaatgactacaaagagacacaaagcagagacaaagagacataaaatgactacagagactcaaaattactacaaacaaacacaaaattactacaaagacacacaaagcaactacaaagactCAAAATGAATCAGAAGAGACatacaacaactacaaagagacacaaaattactacaaaaagacaaagcagcaacaaagagacataaaatgactacaaaaagactcaaaatgactacaaagagacacaaagcaactacaaagagacacaaaatgactacaaagagacacaaagcaactacataGAGTTACAAACTAACTACATAGAGACTCTtgataactacaaagagacacaaaatgactaccaAGAGACATAAAACAGCTACATAGAGACTCAGAATGactacaaagtgacacaaaagaactataaagagacataaaatgactacaaagagacacaaagcaaccacagagacacaaaatgactataaagagacacaaaacagagaCACGTTTTCATATCTGTGGCCAGGGGCCCGTTCTCTGGTCTCATGTCAACAGTAAAGTTGTCTGTATAATGCAATACAGATCAACAGCACcaaactacatcctccaaaaCGATCATACAACTGAATCtacacctctctaaaacaaaaactgaacattatagcTATCATGATGGTAGGATTTTAGTTTTACCTATAGGTGTacttaatgaactgaaaactgaGAGTATACATACTGCAGCGCTGTAAATCCTTATTACACTACAGTAACGTACCATTGCCATACAGAACCACCAGCCCAGACACCATGAGGACGGGATGCCAGTTGAACTGCAGAGCTGAACCATCCCAGGAGAAACCACCACGCCAGtgtgagctccagtagctcacAAAGAGCAGACAGAGCAGGCCCAAACACAGGCACAGCGCGTAGGAGACGTAGAAACACACAGACGGCCTCATGTCTGAGAGTTTGGGAGGGAACAGAGTATACTGTAGATACAGAATAGTGAGCTCAATTACAAACCCTGAAGAAAGCAGAATTTACTTAAAGCATCAAAAGCAAAATGACTGAAGAATATCCCATTTCATAGTGTTATATACAGATATTACTGGATTATTGTTACTGACGTGCTCATGTGTaagtagcattttactgttgcagCTGATCGAGGTATAGCTgcttttaattatttcatatacTGGTGGGCATGTGAGTCTCCAACAATGCAAAATCCCcaatcttataataataattctggATAATAACTGGGtcctaaaaaacacattttctttaaaaaaaatcagagtgCAGTGAGATTATTTCAGCCTGTTTTTAATGCCAAATTTAACTATAATGAATAATGCACTGCAATTATGGAAAATTAAAGCAGATTTTAGAAAATATCTGAATGTCATAATTGCAGAAAATGATTAcagattaaaatgaaataataaaactggATAAGAATGACATTTTAACAGAGAACAAATGCATTATAATCGAAAAGATTAGTGACTAAAGCTCTgcagtaaaaataatatttacctctgaattGTGGTGGAGTAGAAGAAGCCTATAAAGATGCGTggaatgaaaatactcaagtaaagtacttcAAAATTGTTTTTAAGTACAGCACTACTGCTCAATACACTCAGAAAAATCAATGTTAAAAAACCTTTTCCATTACGCGTTCCTCCTTTGAGCGTTTCACAAACAAACTATCGTGATTCGTGCTTCTGTCCTTCATATTAGTCCTGCTTCTTCACTCTCTTTGTACCTAAAGATGACCAGAACAATACCATTAAAGATCCTGTTGTTCTGCTTTGTATTAGTAGCTTTGTAGCACGCATTAGGAATTGTTTCTGACGTAGAATAAGTCTGGTGGTTAAGGGAGGGACGTTTGTCTtgtgacaaagaaaaacaaaacacattattttgtcactttttgctTGGTCATGTTGATATGCCATGGAGTCTGGATCTGgatatttattataaagcaaCTTGACTGTAACTTTGACGTATTTATaagacatatttatatatatatatcaaaggtcaaaggtcaaagtatGAGCATCACAAACACGTTTTTATCAACTTCCTTCCAACATGCTGCATCACGTGCATTGTTTTGTGAGGTGTTATATAGTaatatttctttttcaaaaCAACCATGTGGGTGAGAGAGACCTCTTAAGCATGTCATCTAATTTAGCACAGACCTCCAGGAGGGAATAAAGCCTCCACTGTTCGTCAACAATCGTGAGATCTGGACTAAAGCAGATGATCAGAGAGGGAGAGTCACGCATAAGGAGAGTGACGCCAGATGAATGTGGAACCTCATTTTACTGTGTAATGACAAATGCAAAGACGGGAGGACCGTGAAGCTGAGAAGACATTTTATTGGAGGCATCAAGAGAGAGATACGTTATGTCAACAGCAGAAAGAATTCCATGAAATATTCAGGTGTTTAATGTATTTCAGACCCGCTTTCTTCTACTTTAGCAGAGAATAATGAACACATGAGGTGTAAGTCTACACATCGTAGAGCAGCAAGGTGGCCGCGCCACTCAGCGGCATATTGTGCATGATCTGTTTGGAGCAAATGttttcatcctcttcatcctcgaCGAAGACGGACACAAAGTAGCTAGCGTTGATTGGATTGGATTCCAACGGCACCGGCTGAGTCTGAGACGCCAGCACGCGGACTTGTTTGACGTCTTTCCTGAAGATGAACTTTTTGCCTGCAGGAAGCACGGCGGTTATCTTATCGTTGCCTCCGGACTGGGAGGCGATGAAGGCATCCATCTCCAGAGACTTGTCTGTGATGAACACTCGGATGTTCCTTTTGCTGTTGTTGGTCACTGAGCATGAAGTGACGAGGTTTCCCATGGTGGTGTTGTCAGATGTGTGCGATATGATTGGTCAGGACTGCAAGGTGTTGCTTGAagctgtaattaaaaaaataaacagatattcCTCATAACCTGGATTcaaatttgtacatttttatatactAAAAATAAAGCCCCAGAACAATatacactttttttctctccacatcttaatacttatattatttataatcttTTAGCTTTGCATATTCTTTCAAATTCTTATATTTACTAATTTCTAATTACCATTCTTTATTGCATAATATCCTCTTAGCAGAGACTCATGAGCATGTGACAAATACTGctatttaatttgattattttacaaCCATGACTTGGAGTTACAGTGTGACCGTATCAGTTTTATTACATAACACCATCCACTCCAGCGCTCGATAGattcatactgtacatgaatggaaatgaaaagaCATCGGCTACGATGATGacatatattccatttcttttaaataaatctagttgtttcttttagttttgtttgagcCATTCAAAGTGTATATGCCAAGAAATGTAAGTCTTCTGAGAGCACAAAATTTGCAATGCTTTCTTCTCTatatacaataaaacacatgCACTAGTTAGTCTTTAACACagatcagttaacaacacatcattttagtCTTTTCTTAATGTCTAGTCAATCAAACACAGAATGAATTCTTACCTGCTGATCCTCCAAAAGGCAAGGTGACAATAATGCTCTGTGGCTTGTCCTCCTGACCTAAGCAGTGAgcgataacaataataatatgcaAAAACTTTTAGCACAGTTAAGGCAGGGCaagatactgtacagtatatgcacctGCTTGAAAAGAGCAGGGCCAATGTGGTGTCTTTAACACTTAGCATCTCCTTTACTTGCAACCCACATTTTTGCCAGTGAAGAGACATTAATAATACAAACTACTGTCCTTAACCATTATAAAAGGGTAATTGTTTTGTAGATATTCTCTCACTCAGTTTTTGCAAACTGTTTTGTCTGATCCAGGTGTTTCTGTATTTACAGTAATGTGTCCTGCAGTCAATTAAAGGATAAGGTAAGTGACATTCTTATTGTCAATTAATCACAAAACGATCAAATCCAATGTGTCCATCCAAcgtgttctcat
This window contains:
- the LOC119478222 gene encoding cytochrome b ascorbate-dependent protein 3-like; this translates as MRPSVCFYVSYALCLCLGLLCLLFVSYWSSHWRGGFSWDGSALQFNWHPVLMVSGLVVLYGNAAVVYRVPFTWKQEKHIWKLVHAGLMLLALLLSVLGLCAVFDFHRVLHISDMYSVHSWVGICTVVMFTLEWVLGQAGFLLPCSPPWFRSTLKPVHIWMGKAILILSVTSCISGINEELLFSL